The Streptomyces sp. DH-12 genome has a window encoding:
- a CDS encoding helix-turn-helix domain-containing protein, whose product MVTLCESQRHDHHDVYAAQCPCREVLDLLANKWSALAIGAMEEGPQRFGALQKRLEGVSPKVLTATLRRLEDRGFVERTVYPAVPLHVEYELTALGRSVARPLGQLRGWVEEHMDEIA is encoded by the coding sequence ATGGTGACACTCTGCGAGTCCCAGCGGCACGACCATCACGACGTGTACGCCGCCCAGTGCCCGTGCCGAGAGGTCCTCGATCTCCTGGCCAACAAGTGGTCGGCGCTGGCCATCGGCGCCATGGAGGAGGGGCCGCAGCGCTTCGGCGCCCTGCAGAAGCGACTCGAAGGGGTGAGCCCCAAGGTGCTCACCGCCACGCTGCGCCGCCTGGAGGACCGGGGCTTCGTGGAGCGGACCGTCTACCCCGCGGTGCCCCTGCACGTCGAGTACGAACTGACCGCGCTCGGGCGCAGCGTGGCGCGGCCCCTGGGGCAGCTGCGCGGCTGGGTGGAGGAGCACATGGACGAGATCGCCTGA
- a CDS encoding zinc-binding alcohol dehydrogenase family protein: MSQLPETMPAVAYRKSLPVDDAESLLDTTLPVPQPGPRDLLVRVEAVAVNPVDYKIRQSNDPGGEPKVLGWDAAGTVVAVGAEVESFQVGDEVFYAGALDRPGANSLFHTVDERIVGHKPASLSFAEAAALPLTSLTAWEGLFEHLGLYADALKQSGTLLVTAAAGGVGAMVSQLARALTSLTVIGTASRPETVEFARRMGAAHIVDHRRPLAPQVREVAPDGVDFVFGTTGTEQNLAAYADIVRPFGRIVAIDDFGPVEIGLLKSKSISFHWEFMFTRSLHRTADQAEQGRILDQIARLVDAGILTTTATTDLGKITAENLREAHRVLESGKAIGKITMTGF, translated from the coding sequence ATGAGCCAGCTCCCCGAGACCATGCCGGCCGTCGCCTACCGCAAGAGCCTGCCGGTGGACGACGCGGAGAGTCTCCTCGACACGACCCTGCCGGTGCCGCAGCCAGGGCCGCGCGACCTGCTCGTGCGGGTCGAGGCCGTCGCGGTCAACCCGGTCGACTACAAGATCCGGCAGAGCAACGACCCGGGCGGCGAGCCCAAGGTCCTCGGCTGGGACGCGGCGGGCACGGTCGTCGCCGTCGGCGCCGAGGTCGAGTCCTTCCAGGTCGGCGACGAGGTGTTCTACGCGGGCGCCCTCGACCGGCCCGGCGCCAACTCCCTGTTCCACACGGTGGACGAGCGCATCGTCGGTCACAAGCCCGCCTCGCTCTCCTTCGCGGAGGCCGCCGCCCTGCCGCTGACCTCGCTGACCGCCTGGGAGGGCCTGTTCGAACACCTCGGGCTGTACGCCGACGCCCTGAAGCAGTCGGGCACCCTGCTGGTCACCGCCGCCGCGGGCGGTGTCGGCGCCATGGTCTCCCAGCTGGCCCGCGCCCTGACCAGCCTGACGGTGATCGGCACGGCGTCCCGCCCCGAGACCGTCGAGTTCGCCCGGCGGATGGGCGCCGCGCACATCGTCGACCACCGCCGGCCCCTCGCCCCGCAGGTGCGCGAAGTGGCCCCGGACGGCGTGGACTTCGTCTTCGGCACCACCGGTACGGAGCAGAACCTGGCCGCCTACGCCGACATCGTCAGGCCCTTCGGCCGGATCGTGGCCATCGACGACTTCGGCCCGGTGGAGATCGGCCTGCTGAAGTCGAAGAGCATTTCCTTCCACTGGGAGTTCATGTTCACCCGCTCGTTGCACCGCACCGCCGACCAGGCCGAGCAGGGCCGCATCCTGGACCAGATCGCCCGGCTGGTGGACGCCGGCATCCTCACCACCACGGCCACCACCGACCTGGGGAAGATCACGGCGGAGAACCTGCGGGAGGCGCACCGCGTCCTGGAGTCCGGCAAGGCCATCGGCAAGATCACGATGACCGGCTTCTGA
- a CDS encoding MBL fold metallo-hydrolase: MLTIDVFTSDYKPIAATAPGWDSGVGATWPASTATLVHGRREAVLVDALITVAEAHRLTDFVRATGKVLTTVYVTHGHADHFLGLPVVLDAFPEAVAVALPEVVPHAEEQLTGPVLAYWESLFPGALPAGPVAPRALTGDVIELEGHELRPVRVGQSDTDPSTVLHVPDLDAVVGGDVAYNGIHMWLAQTDSRARERWLGALDTLEALRPARLVAGHQPPGADDRDAAAVIASSRRYLTDFEAAVEAGAGARDVVRAMNRAHGDRGNPYTLYVSAAAQFPSRD; this comes from the coding sequence ATGCTGACGATCGACGTCTTCACCAGTGACTACAAGCCCATCGCCGCCACGGCACCGGGCTGGGACAGCGGTGTGGGCGCGACCTGGCCGGCCAGTACGGCGACGCTCGTCCACGGCCGGCGGGAGGCCGTGCTCGTCGACGCGCTCATCACCGTCGCCGAGGCACACCGCCTCACCGACTTCGTCCGCGCCACCGGCAAGGTCCTCACGACCGTCTACGTCACCCACGGCCACGCCGACCACTTCCTCGGCCTGCCGGTCGTGCTGGACGCCTTCCCCGAGGCCGTCGCGGTGGCGCTGCCCGAGGTCGTGCCGCACGCCGAGGAGCAGCTCACCGGGCCGGTCCTGGCGTACTGGGAGTCGCTGTTCCCCGGGGCTCTGCCGGCCGGGCCCGTGGCGCCCCGGGCGCTGACGGGGGACGTCATCGAGCTGGAAGGGCACGAGCTGAGGCCGGTACGGGTCGGGCAGAGCGACACCGATCCGTCGACCGTACTGCACGTCCCGGACCTCGACGCCGTGGTGGGCGGCGACGTCGCCTACAACGGCATCCACATGTGGCTGGCGCAGACCGACAGCCGGGCGCGCGAGCGCTGGCTCGGGGCCCTGGACACTCTGGAGGCGCTCCGGCCGGCCCGGCTGGTCGCCGGCCACCAGCCCCCCGGCGCCGACGACCGGGACGCCGCCGCCGTCATCGCCTCCTCCCGCCGCTACCTGACCGACTTCGAGGCGGCGGTGGAGGCCGGCGCCGGTGCCCGCGACGTGGTCCGGGCGATGAACCGGGCGCACGGGGACCGCGGCAACCCGTACACCCTGTACGTCTCCGCGGCCGCCCAGTTCCCGTCGCGGGACTGA
- a CDS encoding LuxR family transcriptional regulator, whose translation MVTGGEQAPPTTEIFGRDAELSRLRDFVLTPRREGPPSLVLFGEAGTGKSTLLDAAAQEAAAHGRRVLRCTGHEGERELAFAALHQMLAPLLPEAAGLPDAQRRALVGAFGHAENAPPAADDRPERLLINLAALTLLSDAAARRPVLLVADDAQWTDACSLDALAFVARRVTGEPVTLLMGVRGDTVPQQFGTDLARLPLRPLDDRAAERVLDAQPHAPRGLLRERVLRQADGNPLALVELARAGAGSPPPRPGGPAGALPITERLESVFAERLAGLPPQTRRFLLYAAAADAPDMPAALLAASASGGPDAWSVAEQVGLVRVESGRVVFRHPLVRSAVYGSASFGERRQAHLALADLLSDDPDRQAWHRAAATLVPDEDIAAALVRTAGRARRRGGYRVAAAALERAAELSPDGQARARRLLDACDLAMNAGEPLWVEKLAGGVAAATDDQAMLRAATLWTGWALAATTRQKAALSHLLPLADETVDRAPDAALVALGHAAIIAYNTGDETYRQRMLRLLARIPVDVGNDHDQLWTRACCDPHGDREGLLAFLRDCLARSERDAEQLTVLGAGAWILDDTTVAVRLLGEAMERLNAVTTAGSNATLGQALALAQFEAGAWEAAWSCAEDARRVAAENGLDMAGRAAMYVTSALLALRGRADEAREMIDRAVAGVDPAQGRALWVRARWVRALVAGAEGNHPLEYELLRGLFTVGPEPSPVHYHASYYALGDLAAAAVRVGKRRDAAEVLAAARRRLDGRMSPRLLLLTRRAEAVLADDERAAELFEAALGDPAAEQWPFERAVVQLEYGQWLRRRRRTGEARTELSRALTVFEQLNARPWEERASAELRACGVTVRGGDGASRGIDRLTPQQLQIARLAATGLTNRQIGERLLLSARTIGFHLYQTYPKLGITNRAQLRDALGDTGTP comes from the coding sequence ATGGTGACCGGCGGTGAGCAGGCCCCGCCGACGACGGAGATCTTCGGCCGTGACGCCGAACTGTCCCGTCTGCGCGACTTCGTCCTCACTCCCCGGCGGGAAGGGCCCCCGTCCCTGGTCCTCTTCGGGGAGGCCGGGACCGGCAAGAGCACCCTCCTCGACGCGGCGGCCCAGGAGGCCGCGGCGCACGGCAGACGCGTGCTGCGGTGCACCGGGCACGAAGGCGAGCGGGAACTCGCCTTCGCCGCGCTGCACCAGATGCTGGCCCCCCTGCTGCCGGAGGCGGCCGGCCTGCCGGACGCCCAGCGCCGTGCGCTGGTGGGCGCCTTCGGACACGCCGAGAACGCGCCGCCGGCGGCCGACGACCGTCCCGAGCGGCTCCTGATCAACCTCGCCGCGCTCACCCTGCTGTCCGATGCCGCCGCCCGGCGGCCGGTGCTCCTCGTCGCCGACGACGCGCAGTGGACCGATGCCTGTTCCCTGGACGCGCTGGCCTTCGTCGCGCGCCGGGTGACCGGTGAGCCGGTGACCCTGCTGATGGGCGTACGGGGCGACACCGTGCCCCAGCAGTTCGGGACGGACCTCGCGCGCCTGCCGCTACGGCCACTGGATGACCGGGCGGCCGAGCGGGTGCTCGACGCCCAGCCCCACGCCCCGCGCGGCCTGCTGCGCGAGCGCGTCCTGCGGCAGGCCGACGGCAATCCGCTGGCGCTGGTGGAACTGGCCCGTGCCGGCGCCGGGTCCCCGCCACCCCGGCCCGGCGGACCGGCCGGTGCCCTCCCGATCACCGAACGCCTGGAGAGCGTGTTCGCCGAGCGGCTGGCAGGGCTGCCGCCGCAGACCCGCCGGTTCCTGTTGTACGCGGCCGCCGCGGACGCCCCGGATATGCCGGCCGCCCTCCTGGCCGCCTCCGCCTCCGGAGGGCCGGACGCGTGGTCGGTGGCGGAGCAGGTCGGCCTGGTGCGGGTGGAGAGCGGTCGGGTCGTCTTCCGGCACCCACTGGTGCGGTCGGCCGTCTACGGCTCGGCCTCCTTCGGGGAACGTCGGCAGGCGCACCTGGCACTCGCCGACCTGCTGAGCGACGATCCCGACCGGCAGGCCTGGCACCGGGCCGCCGCCACCCTGGTCCCCGACGAGGACATCGCGGCGGCGCTGGTGCGGACGGCGGGGCGCGCACGGCGACGCGGCGGTTACCGGGTGGCCGCCGCGGCCCTGGAGCGGGCCGCGGAACTGAGCCCGGACGGTCAGGCACGGGCCCGGCGGCTGCTGGACGCCTGCGACCTGGCGATGAACGCGGGTGAGCCCCTGTGGGTGGAGAAACTGGCGGGCGGGGTCGCGGCGGCCACCGACGACCAGGCGATGCTCCGGGCGGCCACCCTGTGGACGGGCTGGGCGCTCGCCGCCACCACCCGGCAGAAGGCCGCGCTGTCCCACCTGCTGCCACTGGCGGACGAGACGGTGGACCGGGCGCCGGACGCGGCGCTGGTCGCCCTCGGGCACGCCGCCATCATCGCCTACAACACCGGCGACGAGACCTACCGGCAGCGCATGCTCCGGCTCCTGGCGCGCATCCCCGTCGACGTGGGCAACGACCACGACCAGCTCTGGACCCGCGCCTGCTGCGACCCCCACGGGGACCGCGAGGGGCTGCTCGCGTTCCTCCGGGACTGTCTGGCGCGGTCCGAGCGGGACGCCGAGCAACTGACCGTGCTGGGCGCCGGCGCGTGGATCCTGGACGACACCACCGTCGCGGTCCGGCTGCTCGGCGAGGCGATGGAACGGCTCAACGCCGTGACCACGGCCGGGTCCAACGCCACCCTCGGGCAGGCGCTGGCACTGGCCCAGTTCGAGGCCGGCGCCTGGGAGGCTGCCTGGTCCTGCGCCGAGGACGCCCGGCGGGTCGCCGCCGAGAACGGCCTCGACATGGCGGGCCGCGCCGCGATGTACGTCACCTCGGCCCTGCTGGCGCTGCGCGGCCGGGCCGACGAGGCCAGGGAGATGATCGACCGGGCCGTGGCCGGGGTGGACCCGGCCCAGGGCCGCGCCCTCTGGGTCCGCGCCCGCTGGGTCCGCGCGCTCGTGGCCGGCGCGGAGGGCAACCACCCACTGGAGTACGAACTGCTGCGCGGACTGTTCACGGTGGGACCCGAACCGAGCCCCGTGCACTACCACGCGTCCTACTACGCGCTCGGCGATCTCGCCGCGGCGGCCGTGCGGGTCGGCAAGCGGCGGGACGCGGCGGAGGTGCTGGCCGCGGCGCGGCGGCGGCTGGACGGCCGGATGTCCCCGCGGCTGCTGCTGCTCACCCGCCGTGCCGAGGCCGTCCTCGCCGACGACGAGCGGGCGGCGGAGCTGTTCGAGGCCGCGCTCGGCGACCCCGCCGCGGAGCAGTGGCCCTTCGAGCGGGCGGTCGTCCAGCTGGAGTACGGGCAGTGGCTGCGGCGCAGACGGCGTACGGGAGAGGCCCGCACGGAGCTGTCCCGGGCACTCACCGTCTTCGAACAGCTGAACGCGCGACCGTGGGAGGAGCGGGCCTCCGCCGAACTGCGGGCCTGCGGCGTCACCGTCCGCGGGGGCGACGGTGCCTCGCGGGGGATCGATCGGCTCACGCCCCAGCAGTTGCAGATCGCCAGGCTGGCGGCCACCGGCCTGACCAACCGGCAGATAGGGGAGCGGCTGCTGCTCTCCGCCCGCACCATCGGCTTCCACCTGTACCAGACGTATCCGAAACTGGGCATCACCAACCGGGCGCAGCTGCGCGACGCGCTCGGTGACACGGGGACGCCCTGA
- a CDS encoding BTAD domain-containing putative transcriptional regulator: protein MTGDPCVRFSVLGPVRVWRGNDELPVRPKQQRLVLAALLARGGRPVPLAEFIELLWEGRPPVSAANAVHRYIGALRRLLEPDLPARSAGRWLTRQAGGYRLRVDADSLDLLRFRDLADRARKAGRAGEPAAAVDLYVTALGLWQDHDAAGLEPVRRSYPTFVMLEHEYVSVVCEAAETAVRCGRASAVLTPLRQAVERHPLDEALVAHLLLALADDGKQAEAVSLYQDVRRRLAEELGVDPGRELSAAYEHLLRGRAATEAGAGGHDNGMGRDDRPAQRPAAAPLTPSQLPADLACFTGRREAVRQAIAMAGERGGTLRVIAIDGIPGVGKTALAVHVAHRAVPDFPDGQLYVDLRGFTPNGDPADPHEVLAGFLGAFDVPRQRMPDTPDARAALYRSVLAGRRVLVVLDNAWSAEQIAPLLPGTPECMVIVTSRARLTGLAASHGARLTTLEALSADEAAAAFVERVKGVRTDVDDASVRRIVDRCGRLPLAVAIVAARAASYPEHPLPQIAAELARAGRSLEGFSDDHLDNDVRAVFSWSYRTLSEPAARLFRLLPLHPGDDASVSALASLAGTTLPDAAAAVGELVRARLLTVLRRDRYRFHDLILAYASELGGSDGAARTAAPSRLHDHYRQTVSAANRLLRSRVYEPEPPPPLDGVQVESLSDEAAAMAWFGAERPVLNTLVQEMAARGDARAAWETAVSMQLFQQRLGLWQEWAAGMGGALVASRRAGDTEGIARTCRGLAGALLFRGDTDAALPLLHEAEREFAGLGMTLELVHTLRNIGSVYIARGSSAQALAHLDRALRLLRVHRHPYLEATTLVWAGEAHLDLGNADRALELAEESLGISRPLRLVDGEGPALGVVSKVHRRRGDLGAAIVARLRAIELARRQGHVSGAAEDLLLLGDLHLEAGAPEAARRAWHEVLELTDDPDSPVAATARERLARTPR, encoded by the coding sequence GTGACGGGCGATCCGTGTGTCCGCTTCTCGGTCCTCGGCCCGGTCCGGGTCTGGCGCGGCAACGACGAACTGCCGGTTCGCCCGAAGCAGCAACGGCTCGTCCTGGCGGCGCTGCTCGCGCGCGGGGGCCGGCCGGTCCCCCTGGCCGAGTTCATCGAGCTGCTGTGGGAGGGCCGGCCGCCGGTCAGTGCCGCGAACGCGGTGCACCGGTACATCGGTGCCCTGCGCCGGCTGCTGGAACCGGATCTCCCCGCCAGGTCGGCGGGGCGGTGGCTCACCCGGCAGGCCGGCGGCTACCGCCTCCGGGTCGACGCGGACAGCCTCGACCTGCTGAGGTTCAGGGACCTTGCCGACCGGGCCCGCAAGGCAGGCAGGGCTGGCGAACCGGCCGCGGCCGTGGACCTCTACGTCACCGCCCTCGGGCTGTGGCAGGATCACGACGCCGCGGGTCTCGAACCCGTCCGCCGGAGCTATCCCACGTTCGTGATGCTGGAGCACGAATACGTGTCCGTGGTCTGCGAGGCGGCCGAGACGGCCGTCCGCTGCGGGCGCGCGTCGGCCGTCCTGACCCCGCTGCGCCAAGCCGTGGAGCGCCATCCGCTGGACGAGGCCCTGGTCGCGCACCTGCTGCTCGCCCTCGCCGACGACGGAAAGCAGGCCGAGGCCGTCTCCCTCTACCAGGACGTCCGCCGCCGCCTGGCGGAGGAGCTGGGGGTCGACCCCGGCCGCGAACTGTCTGCGGCGTACGAACACCTCCTGCGGGGGCGGGCGGCCACGGAGGCCGGGGCGGGCGGTCACGACAACGGCATGGGCCGGGACGACCGGCCGGCACAACGGCCCGCCGCCGCTCCCCTGACTCCCTCGCAGCTCCCGGCCGACCTGGCCTGCTTCACCGGCCGCCGGGAGGCGGTGCGGCAGGCGATCGCGATGGCGGGGGAACGCGGCGGTACCCTGCGCGTCATCGCCATCGATGGCATCCCCGGCGTCGGCAAGACCGCTCTGGCCGTGCACGTGGCGCACCGCGCCGTGCCCGACTTCCCCGACGGACAGCTCTACGTCGACCTGCGGGGCTTCACCCCCAACGGTGATCCGGCCGACCCCCATGAGGTCCTCGCCGGGTTCCTGGGCGCCTTCGACGTCCCCCGGCAGCGGATGCCGGACACCCCGGACGCACGCGCCGCGCTGTACCGCAGCGTCCTGGCCGGTCGCCGGGTGCTGGTGGTCCTGGACAATGCCTGGAGCGCCGAGCAGATCGCACCGCTGCTGCCCGGCACGCCGGAGTGCATGGTCATCGTGACCAGCCGGGCCCGGCTTACCGGGCTGGCCGCCTCGCACGGCGCCCGGCTGACGACGCTGGAGGCGCTCTCCGCCGACGAGGCTGCGGCGGCCTTCGTCGAGCGAGTCAAGGGGGTCAGGACGGACGTGGACGACGCCTCGGTGCGGCGGATCGTCGACCGCTGCGGCAGGCTTCCCCTGGCCGTGGCCATCGTCGCTGCCCGCGCCGCCTCGTACCCGGAGCACCCGCTGCCGCAGATCGCGGCGGAACTGGCGCGCGCGGGCCGGAGCCTGGAGGGCTTCAGCGACGACCACCTCGACAACGACGTGCGCGCCGTCTTCTCGTGGTCCTACCGCACGCTGTCCGAACCGGCCGCCCGCCTCTTCCGGCTCCTGCCGCTGCACCCGGGCGACGACGCGAGCGTGAGCGCCCTGGCGAGCCTCGCGGGCACCACCCTGCCGGACGCCGCCGCGGCCGTCGGCGAGCTGGTACGCGCTCGGCTGCTGACGGTGCTACGACGCGACCGGTACCGGTTCCACGACCTGATCCTCGCCTACGCGAGCGAGCTGGGCGGATCCGACGGCGCGGCGCGCACGGCCGCGCCGTCCCGGCTGCACGACCACTACCGGCAGACGGTGAGCGCGGCCAACCGGCTGCTGCGGTCCAGGGTGTACGAGCCCGAGCCGCCCCCGCCGCTGGACGGCGTCCAGGTCGAGTCCCTGTCCGACGAGGCCGCCGCCATGGCCTGGTTCGGCGCCGAGCGGCCGGTCCTCAACACCCTCGTGCAGGAGATGGCGGCACGCGGTGACGCCCGTGCCGCGTGGGAGACGGCCGTGTCGATGCAGCTCTTCCAGCAGCGGCTCGGCCTGTGGCAGGAGTGGGCGGCCGGCATGGGCGGCGCGTTGGTGGCGTCCCGGCGGGCGGGGGACACCGAGGGGATCGCGCGGACGTGCCGGGGGCTGGCGGGTGCCCTGCTCTTCCGGGGCGACACCGACGCCGCGCTGCCCCTCCTGCACGAGGCGGAACGCGAGTTCGCGGGCCTCGGCATGACCCTCGAACTCGTGCACACCCTCCGCAACATCGGCTCCGTGTACATAGCCCGGGGCAGCTCCGCGCAGGCTCTCGCACACCTGGACCGGGCCCTGCGCTTGCTGCGCGTCCATCGCCATCCGTACCTGGAGGCGACCACCCTGGTGTGGGCGGGTGAGGCACACCTGGACCTGGGGAACGCGGACCGGGCCCTGGAGCTGGCCGAGGAATCGCTCGGCATCTCCCGGCCCCTACGCCTGGTCGACGGAGAGGGACCCGCTCTGGGCGTGGTGAGCAAGGTGCACCGGCGACGCGGGGACCTCGGGGCGGCGATCGTGGCCCGGCTGCGCGCCATCGAACTCGCCCGCCGCCAGGGCCATGTGAGCGGAGCGGCGGAGGACCTGCTGCTCCTCGGGGACCTGCACCTGGAAGCCGGCGCCCCGGAGGCGGCACGCCGCGCGTGGCACGAGGTCCTGGAGCTGACGGACGATCCGGACTCGCCGGTCGCCGCCACGGCCCGGGAACGGCTGGCCCGGACGCCGCGCTGA
- a CDS encoding sugar porter family MFS transporter gives MVSSPPPPVAAPPAARLGRVTFIAAVAALGGFLFGYDSAVINGAVTGIQHHFGVGAGRTGTIVAVALLGSALGAAVAGRLAERVGRLRVMRVAAVLFAVSAVGSALPFSAWDLGAWRFVGGIAIGLASLIGPTYIAEVAPLEYRGRLASFQQAAIVLGITASQLVNWAIAQSAGGRSEGALGPLDAWQWMLLAAFVPAVLYFVLSTRIPESPHHLVARGRLAEAGRAVRDIEGPDTDADARLAEIARSLRDTHKPRVRDLFGGRAGLLPVVWAGIGLAVFQQLVGINVIFYYSSVLWQSVGIDQSGSLLISLSTSIINIVGTAVAMLLIDRVGRRPLALAGSLGMAVSLAFAAWAFSGTTGSGDDIGLPDLQAGVALVAAHTFVFFFAASWGVVLWVMVGEMFPLRIRAAAISVATAFNWIANWAVSESFPALSEWNLSAGYVIYAAFALLSAFFVAFAVTETKGTRLGGG, from the coding sequence ATGGTCTCCTCACCTCCGCCGCCGGTCGCGGCACCGCCCGCCGCGCGACTGGGCCGCGTCACGTTCATCGCCGCCGTGGCCGCCCTCGGCGGCTTCCTGTTCGGTTACGACAGTGCCGTCATCAACGGCGCGGTCACCGGCATCCAGCACCACTTCGGCGTGGGCGCGGGACGGACCGGCACCATCGTCGCCGTGGCCCTCCTCGGCTCGGCACTGGGCGCGGCCGTCGCGGGCCGGCTGGCCGAGCGCGTCGGACGGCTCCGCGTCATGCGGGTGGCTGCCGTCCTTTTCGCCGTGTCCGCCGTCGGCTCCGCCCTGCCGTTCTCCGCCTGGGACCTGGGCGCCTGGCGTTTCGTGGGAGGCATCGCCATCGGCCTGGCCTCCCTGATCGGGCCCACCTACATCGCGGAGGTCGCGCCACTGGAGTACCGGGGCCGGCTCGCTTCCTTCCAGCAGGCCGCCATCGTTCTCGGCATCACCGCCTCCCAGCTCGTCAACTGGGCCATCGCCCAAAGCGCCGGCGGGCGCAGCGAGGGCGCGCTCGGCCCCCTCGACGCCTGGCAGTGGATGCTGCTCGCGGCCTTCGTCCCCGCGGTCCTGTACTTCGTACTGTCCACCCGCATCCCCGAGTCCCCGCACCACCTCGTGGCCCGGGGCCGGCTCGCGGAGGCCGGACGGGCGGTGCGGGACATCGAGGGCCCGGACACCGACGCGGACGCCCGGCTGGCCGAGATCGCCCGCTCGCTCCGCGACACCCACAAGCCCCGTGTCCGTGACCTGTTCGGCGGACGCGCCGGGCTGCTGCCGGTGGTGTGGGCGGGCATCGGCCTCGCGGTCTTCCAGCAGCTGGTCGGTATCAACGTGATCTTCTACTACTCGTCCGTGCTGTGGCAGTCCGTCGGCATCGACCAGTCCGGGTCGCTGCTGATCAGCCTGTCCACGTCCATCATCAACATCGTGGGCACGGCCGTCGCCATGCTGCTCATCGACCGGGTGGGCCGCCGGCCGCTGGCCCTGGCCGGCTCCTTGGGCATGGCCGTCTCCCTGGCGTTCGCGGCGTGGGCCTTCTCCGGCACCACCGGCAGCGGTGACGACATCGGTCTTCCGGACCTCCAGGCGGGCGTCGCGCTCGTCGCCGCGCACACCTTCGTGTTCTTCTTCGCGGCGTCCTGGGGTGTGGTGCTGTGGGTCATGGTGGGTGAGATGTTCCCGCTGCGCATCCGCGCGGCGGCGATCTCGGTGGCCACGGCCTTCAACTGGATCGCCAACTGGGCGGTGAGCGAGTCGTTCCCGGCGCTCTCCGAGTGGAACCTGTCGGCCGGGTATGTGATCTACGCTGCCTTCGCCCTGCTCTCGGCCTTCTTCGTGGCCTTCGCGGTCACCGAGACCAAGGGCACCAGGCTGGGCGGCGGCTGA
- a CDS encoding SsgA family sporulation/cell division regulator produces MGTQESGNERGRTAGGFRPVHRMRVRRLFTESGPAWQTCSLRYDPDAPYSVLVALHQLWRAPVRWELSRDLLAQAAHGPRGAGTYRIWPSRRSFASSRPRLYFSFQTPAELVTFEADRAEVLNWLDGTFARVPRGTESDRLDWDTLEGKLLGRP; encoded by the coding sequence ATGGGCACACAGGAGTCGGGGAACGAGCGCGGAAGGACCGCCGGCGGTTTCCGCCCCGTCCACCGCATGCGGGTACGCCGCCTGTTCACGGAGAGCGGGCCGGCCTGGCAGACCTGTTCCCTGCGCTACGACCCGGACGCCCCGTACTCCGTGCTGGTCGCCCTGCACCAGCTGTGGCGGGCCCCGGTCCGGTGGGAACTGTCCCGGGACCTGCTGGCGCAGGCCGCCCACGGTCCCAGAGGGGCGGGAACCTACCGGATCTGGCCGTCGCGACGCTCCTTCGCGTCCTCGCGACCCAGGCTGTACTTCAGTTTCCAGACGCCAGCGGAGCTCGTCACTTTCGAGGCGGACCGGGCCGAGGTCTTGAACTGGTTGGACGGAACGTTCGCACGGGTGCCCAGGGGCACCGAGTCGGACCGGCTGGACTGGGACACGCTGGAGGGGAAGCTGCTGGGCCGGCCGTGA
- a CDS encoding response regulator transcription factor — protein sequence MSPLTLASTGDDTDAAEDAAAFLSTVESVRLVAWADRDDARVAVVFADAAGDRALRLVGEAAGAPGRPVLLVVGSIDEDTLWRAVSLGVTGVLLRDRLHPAQLVQAVWSALRGEPPMSPSLVFTLLDRMRAVQAQCARAAGLSPREVSVLRMLAEGMTTSEVAQRLNYLERTIKSVLHDVITRLGLRNRTQAVAYAIRSGVV from the coding sequence GTGTCGCCGCTGACACTCGCCTCGACGGGCGATGACACCGACGCCGCGGAGGATGCCGCGGCGTTCCTCTCCACGGTGGAGAGCGTGCGGCTGGTGGCTTGGGCGGACCGGGACGACGCACGCGTCGCCGTCGTGTTCGCCGACGCGGCCGGAGACCGGGCCCTGCGCCTGGTCGGCGAGGCCGCTGGCGCCCCGGGCCGACCGGTCCTGCTGGTGGTGGGCTCCATCGACGAGGACACGCTCTGGCGAGCGGTCTCCCTCGGCGTCACCGGAGTGCTGCTGCGGGACCGGCTCCACCCCGCCCAACTGGTGCAGGCTGTGTGGAGCGCGCTGAGGGGCGAGCCGCCGATGTCCCCCTCTCTCGTGTTCACGCTGCTGGATCGCATGCGGGCGGTCCAGGCACAGTGCGCGCGGGCCGCCGGGCTGTCCCCCCGTGAGGTGAGCGTGCTGCGCATGCTCGCGGAGGGCATGACCACGTCGGAGGTAGCCCAGCGGCTCAACTACTTGGAACGGACCATCAAGAGCGTGCTGCACGACGTCATCACGCGACTCGGTCTGCGCAACCGCACGCAGGCCGTGGCGTACGCGATCCGCAGCGGTGTCGTCTGA